The genomic window GGCAGCTAAGGAGTCCTTGAATGTAGGAGATAGAATTTACCTTCCTTTATCGGTTGACAATGATACGCCGCAGACGCCACCTGCTAAGAAAGAAAGCTTTCAATGTAGTGATGAAGAACGCAAATTCGTTTGCAGTTTGGTGTTGTATAAGGTTTTGAAACTGTATACTATTGgtttgcttttttgtttttttattgatgttatatacttatatagaTTGATAGATCTTAACTGTGTGTTAATGTGCCAGGATCCAGCcattattgttttgaataaacCTCATGGTTTGGCTGTTCAAGTGAGTCATTTATACTTCGCATTCTGTTGTATTGTGTATCATATTCTTGGAGCTTGTGAAATGTGATGACATTTGCTCTTTAATAGGGTGGGAGTGGGATCAAAACCAGTATTGATGAACTCGCTGCCTCTTGCTTGAAATTTGATAAATCAGAATCTCCCCGGCTGGTTAGTTGCGAATCATAGTAAAGCACTGATTAAAACTGTATCTAAACGAAAGTGTATGATttattatgttgtttttgttaatttgaaaAGTATGAATCTATTGGCTTATGCAAGTATGGGATATGTATTAGGTGCACAGACTTGACAGAGACTGTAGTGGACTTTTGGTGTTGGCAAGAACACAGACGGCTGCAACAGTTCTTCATTCCATATTCCGAGAGAAAACAACTGGTGCATCCGCATATGTAAATCCTCTGCTTTCTCTCCGATCTTTCCATTGCTTGTCATGGATCGTGGGAAATAAACATAAGTTTCTCTTCCAATGACTTTTATTTTACTTGGCAGGGTGTCAAAAAGAACGTAAAAtccttgaaaagaaaatatatggcACTTGTGATCGGGTGTCCACCACGTCAAAGGGGACAGATTTCAGCGCCACTCAGAAAGGTCTTCACACTCTGTTTTAGCTAGAGAGTTTTATCCATCTGAGTTTTTagtctattttgttttatctagGAGTTGCTTTGTTTGTTCGAATTCGGTCATTGCTTTTGCTGCTTTACTGGAGTCAAATTTGAAggtaaaatatatgttaaatatCTGGGTAGGTGGTTGTGGATGATGGAAAATCTGAACGTATCACTGTTAATGACAATGGAGAACTCGTTTCTACTCAGCATGCTATCACCGAATACCGAGTGATTGAATCTTCACCACATGGTTAGTGAGACTGACTTCCATTTCTATTCAGTTAAACTTAAAGCAAATGATTTTGCCTTGAGTTTTTAGCACATTGTTGAATTGCAGGATACACATGGCTTGAGCTTCGCCCTTTAACCGGGAGAAAACATCAGGTCTCTATAgatattcagtttttgtttcaactttctctcttttttatgtTCTCTTAATACTAATCTGTTTTCAACTGTTCTTCGATTGCCACAGCTTCGTGTACACTGCGCTGAAGTGCTAGGAACACCGATAGTCGGGGACTACAAATACGGTTGGCAAGCTCATAAAGCCCGGGAACCTTTTGTCTCTTCTGAAAACAACCCAACCAAGcaatcatcatctccttttGGATTGGATCTGGATGGTGGAGATGTCTCTTCGAAACAGCCACACCTTCATCTCCATTCAAAGCAAATCGATCTGCCAAACATATCACAGCTCTTGGAGAAAATGCAGGTCTCTTCAGACTCTGATATTTCGGATCTCGATAGCCTTAAATTCGATGCTCCATTGCCTAGTCATATGCAACTAAGCTTTAATTTGTTGAAATCTAGAGTCGAAACTTGTGacaaaaattagattttttttcttaccgagctttcttctttgtgttcATTGAGGCCCAAGTATTTGTGTATTTGGACCTGAATATTCTcatacaaagataaataattataattaaatgatttttcGCATATAATCATTATTGTGGTATGATTAACACAGTTGGTGTGATGACTGATTGACACAATAATCACCGTTTGGATTCGATTCCTTTAATACTTGTCACTAGAGTTGTTTGACTAAACAGCTAACTTGTCACTAGAGTTattgtgtttgtattttgatCTGTTATTAATCTGATTGGGTATAATTACAGATAGAGAGACATCTATATTGTAATTAAGACAATCTTAAAGTGTAAACTAAAAAGATCTCTCTGACCTCTGGAAAACGAAAGGTGGGTGACACATCACTCTAGCTATGAATATGATGAATATTCAGTACCTAACCGAACAAAGACTGGTTTGGTATTTTTATTggaaaaaagagataaataatTGTGAATGTGAATTATCCTGTCTGAAAGGTAAGCTGATGACATGGCGTTATATGATTGGACGAGCTTCAGAACAAAAGAGTAGCGTCGAATCGAATCTTTACCTACTACactttgaactttgaagtaCATTACCTACTTCCTCCTTGATCGAACGTCTTTTctcaaaactattttatttccCCAATTAAAGTAGTGGTGATAAATtcacaaaaatacaaacacttttatttttgacgtcaaaaacaaatacttcTTTGAACAGGctattacaatatttttaagaaaaaagtaagcAAAATAGTCCACAAACCAAAATCTGTAACATATTAAacgatttatgtttttttttttttttcttaactagAGAACAATTCGGGCTTTTACTAAGGATGATGAGTGTAGTTACCGAATAGTGTATTCATATAATCTTTTAATGAGCTTAAGATATGATATTATTTCGACTAATCAGATAAGAGTAGTTAGATAATTTCGTAATAGAGCAACTCTTTCGCAAATAAAACCATTGTAAACATTACcaattagtttttctttttttttggtcacaaCCAATTAGTTTGTTTGTTCTATTTTATGAAGTGCGTATTAAAGCTAACGTGTTTACAGTAACGccacacaaataaaaataaaaataattatgtacTTTATGgatttatagaaaaaacaagaatagtCACCAAAAATTGATTGTGTCATATATCTTTTGTCAActattttatcttatttttctatGGATATGTATGTCCAAAATGTTagacaaaaaaccaaaaaatcatGTCCAAAATTTCGTTAGGCTGCCGATATCTCTGTTTCCCTTTCAACGACTATCTATTTAATTACCGTCGTCCacattgtttttaatatctttattCGAGgttggtttagttttttttaccaaactCACTTTGCTACGTTTTTGCCTTTTTGGTATGGTTGTATTTGTACCACcgggaaaaaaaagataagaggTTTGGTTGGTCGAGCTTactgattaaaaaatatacacGTCCaccaaatattaaaacaatatatcCCATTTTTCCTCCTCTCTTTTGGTAttacattaatattttattatttcccCATTTGctctgtatatataaacatatgtCAATAGAGTGCCTCTACAGTCATGTTTCCATAGACATAATCTCTCACCATTGTTTTTCTCTGcaaaactaaagaaacaaaaaaagaaaaatcggagaaaccaagaaaaaagaaatgggaAGTGTAGAAGCAGGAGAAAAGAAGGCTTTAGGATGGGCTGCAAGAGATCCTTCTGGTGTTCTCTCTCCTTACTCCTACACTTTAaggttttgtttcctcttctcctttcacaagaaaatttggttttgttatgtagaatttttatggttttattgaacttgtttttgttgaaaattgaattttggttttgttaatatatagGAGCACAGGAGCAGATGATGTGTATATAAAGGTTATATGCTGTGGAATATGCCATACTGATAttcaccaaattaaaaatgatctTGGAATGTCTAATTATCCTATGGTTCCTGGgtaatttcttctctcttttcttatctGCCTTATTTTTCAGCTTTATTCTTGACTGGTGTCCATGAATGGCGATTTTCTTTCATCTGTTAAAAATGGATGTTATCGCTAGACTTCAATTTAGATCccaatcatatataaataagatgGTTTCAGATTTTAAATGGAATTacatctttttaatttatttgaagtTATGCATAGATTGTTGGTAAACTTAAGTATATTAGCACTTGTGACTAGCTTAATAATTTCTAAGCGTGCTAGAGATAACTCCAAACAGTACATTTTCAAATGTAAGTAAATTGTTtagacatatattttaattttagataaCCTAAgggcaaaaacaaatattagataATCTTAGATTGTAAATACAtgaaattcttatttttaatggTTCAGATGAGTTGATTAGTAAGTAGTTAACCATATGATATGTAATATTTTGTACAAATGTTATTGATATATTCTTCTCGGAATTTAGATACCCATTATATGATGCATGTTGTTAAATGACTTTTGTGGTATGACAGAAGATTTTGGTATAAAGTTGACTTGacattattgttaatttgaaGATAATTGAACGTGCTACTGTTACACATCTGACATTCGTTTATAACCACACCTGTCACTGTTTAGTCTTCTAAATTaatatgcaaacaaaaaactctGTCAATGTGGGACTTGTAGGGGTAACTGAAATATACGAGTAAGATTCCGTAATAACTAAAAgtgtaattttgatttacaGGCACGAGGTAGTAGGTGAGGTGTTGGAAGTGGGATCAGATGTGAGCAAGTTCACCGTAGGAGATGTAGTCGGAGTCGGCGTGGTCGTTGGATGCTGCGGTAGCTGCAAACCATGCAGCTCAGAACTTGAGCAGTATTGTAACAAGAGAATCTGGAGTTACAACGATGTCTACACCGATGGAAAACCTACTCAAGGTGGCTTCGCCGACACCATGATCGTCAATCAAAAGTAAGCACACGCACACACCTTGTTTCACAAGAAACACACAGAgcatttgtttcttcatccACAAGtaacttatttttgtttcaaaaggTTTGTGGTGAAGATTCCAGAAGGAATGGCGGTGGAGCAGGCTGCACCGCTACTCTGCGCGGGAGTAACGGTTTATAGTCCGTTGAGCCACTTCGGTCTAATGGCGAGTGGGCTTAAAGGAGGGATTCTAGGGTTAGGTGGAGTAGGGCACATGGGTGTGAAGATAGCTAAAGCAATGGGACACCATGTGACTGTGATAAGCTCATcagataagaaaaaagaagaagctatcgAACATTTAGGAGCTGACGACTATGTGGTGAGCTCTGATCCAGCAGAGATGCAAAGACTCGCAGATTCCCTTGACTACATCATTGACACCGTACCGGTGTTTCACCCTCTCGACCCTTACTTGGCTTGTCTTAAACTCGACGGGAAATTGATTCTCATGGGTGTTATCAACACTCCTCTTCAGTTCGTGACCCCTCTCGTCATTCTTGGTCAGTACTATTTCTTGCGTTTAAATCATATCTAgctaataacaacaaaattcaataGCAAACctgatgtttttttctatattttgacAGGGAGGAAAGTGATATCAGGGAGCTTTATAGGGAGCATTAAAGAGACAGAAGAAGTGTTGGCTTTCTGCAAAGAGAAAGGGCTTACGTCGACGATTGAAACTGTGAAGATCGATGAGCTTAACATTGCGTTTGAGAGGCTTCGCAAGAACGATGTTCGTTACAGATTTGTGGTTGATGTTGCAGGAAGTAATCTGGTGGAGGAGGCTGCAACAACTACAAACTAAAGAGGGCAGGGCACATTGATACATGAACGAAAAATTGTAACGGGCTTGTTTGTCCAAcgaatgttttgttgttgtctttttcAAATGGTTCAAACACGAATGCTTTggctttatttttttctaatcaatGTGGATTTTCTGTTTACGTGTGTTTGTCACAAGAAAATCATTATGATAAGAATTTTCTTCCACTTGAACTCAAATTTGTTAACAATTCTGAATCTGAATTATGGCTGACACCAATTGAAACTGAGAACCAGTTTAAAGtgattataaagaaaagtGAAATCTTTTTATTGCCAACCAACTTTGGGCTAagtattaaaagaaaataatacttttttgataagaaaaaaaaaagaggaaaataatttgattataattaaaatctaaaaacttTTTCGCGGAAGCGTTAaggaaaaatctttgatcttTGGAAAGGAAGAGAGCAGGCGCAATCGAGTAATCCAAAGGAGTTGCGTTGTTCTGCGATCACGAAGCGGTCTCTCGGCAAATCTTTCGACGCAAGACATCGATTCGtgtatttcatttttgctTTGGAACTCTATGCGGAAGAACCCTAATTGATTCGCCATGGGAGATtccgtttcttcttcatcccgCGTTTCTGTTCATCAATCTCTTGGTGCTGGTTCTGGTCAGTCTCTCTATTCGATTTATTGAAGCCTATTTTGGCTTTTCTCGAGTTTCGCTTTCGATTCAATCGCTCTAGAGTTTCGCTCTATTCGGAATCTGGAATGTTGCGTTGATTGGCGTAAATTgagggttttgtttgattgttatgTGCATTTGGGGAATTTTTAAACTTGATCATAATTATGAACAACAATTTCACGTATTTGGAGACATTTAGGAATCTCTTGACTCGTGACTCTTGTGTCCTTAAATGCAATTTTTTGCAGTTGCTGATTTGCTGCTATGGAGAAACCGGACTGGTGCAGTCATTTTGCTAATCTCTTCTACTGGGTTTTGGTTCTTATTCGAGAGAGCTGGATACAATCTCTTGTCTTTCGTCTCCAatgttctgcttcttctcgttgcgatcttcttcttatggGCCAAGTCTGCTACAGTTCTCAACCGGTAAATCTCTGCTTATTCTATTCACTGCATTGTTGTGGAAAAAGATGAAACCTTTATGCGGCATTGATGGATTGTGTTGATAGTAGAGCTTgcattagcttcttctttgttaagTTACTGCTTCACCATTTGAAAGAGACTATTTTGGAGCATAAAAGCTTATGAATACTGGAACTTTGCTTTGACAACCCGAGTCATGTGtgtttttattcttataaaGTATACAACTGATGTGGTTTTATTTCAGACCGCTACCTCCAGTTCCGAATATGGAAATCCCTGAGGAGTTTGCAAATAAGGCTGCTGATGATCTTCGGGTTTGGATCAATTATGTACTGTCAATTGCAAGTGATATCACCATAGCTAGAAATCCGATTCGTCTCCTTCAGGTTTTCTTTCATCACTTGTGGCAAACCATTTGttgtatctttttgtttctgcatGTGATGTATCTCACTGTTCACATCTCGTTTGTTTTTGCTGTGAAACAGGTTTCTCTTGTCTTGTGGGCTATATCCTATGTTGGGACTTTAATCAACTCCCTCACTCTTGTTTACATTGGTGAGCGTCTAACCTTTTCTTGTCGGTTATATAGTCTATGATCTTGGTTGATATGATTAACTAATGTGTCGCTGTTTTTATCTTGCAGGAGTTCTTCTCAGTCTTTCTTTTCCTATTGTGTATGAGAAGTACCAAGACCACATTGATGAGAAAGTGAACTCGACTTCTAAATTCGTTCGAAATATCTCAAGGAAGTTTCCATTGCCcataaacaaagagaagaaacatcaGTAGGTAGTGTAAGTAGTCTCTGATGAATTGATCCTTTGTGGTCCGAGAAAGAGTTAGTTTTCGACTGAGGTTTTACTGAAACGCTGCAGGTGAAAAACAGTCCATTTGGTCACCAGACTAATTACAGCTACAAGAAGGAGCCATTACTGTAATGCTACAAGAGGATAGTCAAAGAGCAGCGGAAAAAAGTGAATCACAGTACAGATTTTCGTTCATTTCTTTCTGTTTCGCTTACTAGgagttttcttcttgtgtgtttttgttgtgttcAAGATTCATgagtttctggtttttttggtcttttagTTTACACGAATGCTTTGTTGCAGTATTGTTCCAGTAGAAACGAGAAAGATGAATCTAATACAACTTGAGAGGTTattcaataattaatttgttgattattAAAGATTACAGTTACAGtttcaaccaaaacaaaatgtgataTATGTGCCTAGTCGtcttatctctctctcgttcACATTGGATAGGCTTTTGGGCTTTTAAAGTCCACTTTCAGTGAACATGGACCCGATTGAGCTTTATGggttcttgtttgtttgttctgtCGGTCGTGATTCCTGAGGATAattgatcttttcttctttgttaacCTAAGTTATTTGGGATTTgctcttgttttgttctgtcttAATCGAATCCTCAAGGGATTGTGCCGTGACTGCCGTCttcaattgttttatatatatcgaGAGGCCGAAGAAATCTGTAATCACAGACAGaggaaaaataagaataaggtgcagtttttttgttctttgttgttatttaaGAAGATTAACGTAAATAGTTTCCGACATTAACTAGTTTGCGTTACATTGGTCCTGGTtgataatgaagaagatgtaCAATCTTCCAAGAGATTTGCCGGAGGAGGTGCTCTGTAGAATTCCGTTGACATCTCTGAGGCCTGTCCGATCTACTTGCAAAAAGTGGAGCACTTTATCCAAATGTGGGAGCTTTGCAAAGAAGCACCTTGCTCAAGCAAAAGTACTAGCAGACGCAAAGGAGTTTATGGTGGtcttgatgatgaattttagggtttatttgATGAGAGTCAATCTTCAAAACAACGTTgttgaatcatcatcatcatcatcatcatcatcatcatcatgtatAAAACGTGAAGCTAAACTTATTAGCTTAGGCGATGAAGAAGCTGATATATCTCAAGTCTTTCACTGTGACGGTTTATTGTTATGCATCAGCATCACCGAATCCAAGACTAGGCTCGTTGTTTGGAACCCGTATTGGGGGCATACCCGGTTATTCGAGCCCACACATCAATTCAACAAATTCGATAGCTATTCGTATGCTCTCGGATACGACAAGAGCCGCAAATCCCACAAAATCTTGAGGGGTATTACTTGTTTGGATCCCTTCAAAATCTACGATTTTAACTCTGACTTATGGAGGGATCTTGATGTAACTCCGGAGTGGCACTTATGGCAAATGCTCCATGGCGTGTCTCTCAAGGGAAATGCCTACTGGTTTGCTAGAGAGAATTATACCGAAACAATGGACACAGACCATTttttcttactctgttttgatttcacAAGCGAGACATTTGGGCCGCCTTTGCCTCTTCCGTTTGAGTTTGCTGTTTCTGAAGATACTATGAGTGTATCTAGTGTTAGAGAAGAGCAGCTTGTTGTATTATATCAGCCGTGGGATTATTTACAGTTGGACATCTGGGTGACGTCTAAGATTGAGCCCAACGCTGTGTCGTGGAACAGCAAGGTGTTCTTATCAGTGAGTTTAAAACAACTCGTCAGCCCTCAGTTTCAGTTAACTTTTGGGAGTTTCTTCATcgacgaggagaagaaagtcgCTGTGGTTTTTGATAAAGACTACGATAATAAGCGCAACATAGCTTACATCTTTGGAGTGGATGGATCCTTTAAAGCAGTTGATCTCGGAGATTCAGACCGAAAGTGTTTTCCACTTGTGTgctcttatgttccaagtCTAGTGCAACTTAATTAGTCGACCATCTATTCCTTgcttactttttttcttcctcttttgtcATCTTCTTTGAACAAGATCATTATTTGTTAGTCAATAACATATTAACTTGTTTCTcatacttgtttttgtttgccatatatatttgaattcgTTTCCAAATGGTGCACACGCTCCTTCCCCTGCAGCTAATCGTTTGTTACTTTCAGTCCCCTTAAGTTGGAGCAAACTGTATGCTTCTTGGTTGGCATTCTCCGCGAAAGCATGCATCGTTTCTTCCAAGAGTCTTTAGGTATTGATAGTTcatcgttttctttttctattgtaACACAGTAGCAGTTAAAGATAAGTCGAACGGGTGATCTTTTTGTTCATTAGACAAAACTAGAGaggtttctcttctctttcttctagTAAGGAACAAGGCTAAGGTTAATAGATAGCTAGCTATCTGAGATATCTCACAAAAGCTTTCACTATGGCCCTGTACTATATCAACTTCATATTTTAGGTGTTTCATATTTCAGATAAAATGTGCtcatatcttcttcctctttgttcAGCGTCTTCTGCAAAAGTGATATAGATCTTGACATGCTGCTAAAATACCTCTtgatatatttagtttttcttaccAATTTAAGTTATAGCATAATCCTTTTATCATGTTAGTTATTGTTCTATCCTAATTGTCTAGCATGGAGTAGAATGATTTTGAAGCAGGGACTTGTAGAACGATTTTTCGTGTGCCACAGGTTTACTCCCTTCCTTAATGTGGTGACCAGCGCTTGTCCTTGTGGTCTGTCCACTCATTCTGCTATCTTTCAACGAATATCACAAAATAATAGTGGTTAGTATGTCTCATATGATTACCTTAAATTTAGCGGCTACTGACTGATGAATCATGAGGCTTTACGCTACTACTATTTCTCTTGTGTTCCACAAGGCGTTTCCAATACTTGGTGATATCCTCCAACGACATCTGCCTAGTATTTTGACCTTGCCAGTTGCCAAATCAATTAATAAACCCTTCACCAGAAGATTCTTACTAcatcaaacaataaataaaactaaagttTGACTGGAAGAAGAGTTTTGGAACGTTAGACAAATTTTCAGCATTTGACGATATGAAAGATGTCTAAAtctaaagaaacagagatacAATTCTTTCAATATTATATACTTGCTAACTATCAAGAACAGgcatgaaaaaataaaaatattaaaaaaaaatacatattacTATATAGAATTCATATGTCATCGATAacttttacattattttttacaaTCCGCCTTACTTAAACGCGCCTTATctaatagatatataaatgtatctctatttatattataatttaatttaaaatcaatataaaaaaatgtgttttttcaatttttaaaccACATAACCTAATAgtataatatttgatatattattattttgttttaagaatgtagtatatttgtattttattagCAAAACCATTATTaaattgtaacttttttttcttctatataaagtttcaaaatccaCTTAAGAAGTGAAGATATAAGTGAACAAAGGATGTAGCGTAATCTAGCACAACATATTTAAACCTCACAAAACCCACCCGAAAGATGAACCCATATCTCTCTACTCTGTTGCTGACGATACATACACCTTTACTTACATTATATTCCCGCCATCGCGATGGCGACGTCTCTGAATCTATCATCgatcttctcctcctcctcaagGCTCGTCACCACtccctcctctgtttttcccATCCGTCAGAGGCGACGGATCATCCTCGttacgtcttcttcttccggaGGTGGAGGAAAACCGACGATTCTCGTAACGGAGAAGCTAGGCCAAGCGGGGATCGATCTGCTTAAGAAGTACGCTAATGTGGATTGCTCTTATGATCTGAGTCTCGAGGAGCTTTGTACGAAGATCTCTCTTTGTGATGCGCTCATCGTCAGGAGTGGTACCAAGGTTGGGAGAGATGTGTTTGAATCGTCGCGTGGGAGGCTTAAGGTTGTTGGACGCGCTGGTGTTGGGATTGATAACGTCGATTTGGCGGCGGCGACTGAGTATGGGTGTTTGGTTGTTAATGCTCCGACTGCGAACACTGTGGCTGCTGCTGAACACGGAATTGCGCTTTTGACCGCCATGGCTAGAAACATTGCTCAAGCTGATGCTTCTATCAAAGCTGGTGAGTGTTTTAAACGgttgttgaatttgaatagCGATTTGAGAAATTGCGATGTGAAATGTAGAAATGTGGTTGTTTGTAGGCAAATGGACGAGAAACAAGTATGTAGGTGTTTCACTTGTGGGGAAGACTCTTGCTGTTCTTGGTTTTGGTAAAGTTGGATCAGAGGTTGCTAGACGAGCCAGGGGACTTGGTATGCATGTCATTACACATGATCCTTATGCACCAGCGGATCGTGCACGAGCTATTGGTGTGGAGCTTGTTAGTTTTGAAGTAGCTATTTCAACTGCTGACTTCATCTCTTTGCATCTGCCTCTTACTGCTGCTACTTcgaagatgatgaatgatgTGACCTTTGcgatgatgaagaaaggagTCCGTATTGTTAATGTTGCTCGTGGTGGAGTTATTGATGAGGAAGCTCTTTTGAGAGCGCTTGACTCGGGTATTGTTGCTCAGGCAGCTCTTGATGTTTTTACAGTAGAGCCACCTGTTAAAGATAATAAGTTGGTGTTACATGAGAGTGTCACTGCCACACCTCATCTTGGTGCTAGTACTATGGAGGCTCAGGTATTACATACTGTATATTCGTTTTGCCTTTAGTGCATTTTGTTCTGCTCTCCTGAAACCTTTACTTGACGCCTAGGAAGGAGTGTCTATCGAAGTCGCAGAAGCTGTTATTGGAGCTTTGAGAGGAGAACTTGCTGCTACCGCGGTCAATGCACCAATGGTTCCACTAGAGGTAATTTCAGACTTCACTATAGAGTCCTTAATTCAGGATCAAGTTTCATTCTTCTAGTTCTTGGTGATATTGCAAGTAGTGATAATGATTTGTCCTGCAAATTCTCTGACACTGTTCAGTTGCTATCTGTTTTCAGGTATTGAGGGAGCTGAAGCCGTATGTTGTACTTGCTGAGAAGCTTGGGAGGCTGGCTGTACAATTGGTAACTGGTGGAAGCGGTGTGAATGCTGTGAAAGTGACTTATGCTTCTTCCAGAGCTCCTGATGATCTCGACACTAGACTTCTCCGAGCCATGGTCATAAAGGGGATCATCGAACCCATTTCCAGCGTATTCATAAATCTGGTTAACTCCGATTATATTGCCAAACAACGTGGAGTCAAAATCTCAGAAGAACGTATGGTTCTAGACGGCTCACCTGAGAATCCAATTGAATACATAACTGTTCGGATAGCAAACGTGGAATCAAGATTTGCCAGCGCTTTATCAGAGTCCGGTGAGATCAAAGTAGAAGGCAGAGTGAAACAAGGGGTTCCAAGTCTTACCAAAGTCGGATTATTTGGAGTGGATGTGAGTTTAGAAGGGAGTGTGATTCTGTGCAGGCAAGTAGATCAGCCTGGGATGATCGGTAAAGTTGCTAGCATCTTAGGAGATGAAAACGTCAACGTGAGCTTCATGAGCGTCGGT from Arabidopsis thaliana chromosome 3, partial sequence includes these protein-coding regions:
- the ATCAD4 gene encoding GroES-like zinc-binding alcohol dehydrogenase family protein (ATCAD4; CONTAINS InterPro DOMAIN/s: GroES-like (InterPro:IPR011032), Alcohol dehydrogenase GroES-like (InterPro:IPR013154), Alcohol dehydrogenase, zinc-containing, conserved site (InterPro:IPR002328), Alcohol dehydrogenase, C-terminal (InterPro:IPR013149), Alcohol dehydrogenase superfamily, zinc-containing (InterPro:IPR002085); BEST Arabidopsis thaliana protein match is: cinnamyl alcohol dehydrogenase 5 (TAIR:AT4G34230.1); Has 40533 Blast hits to 40509 proteins in 3018 species: Archae - 756; Bacteria - 27152; Metazoa - 1406; Fungi - 3053; Plants - 2651; Viruses - 3; Other Eukaryotes - 5512 (source: NCBI BLink).), translated to MGSVEAGEKKALGWAARDPSGVLSPYSYTLRSTGADDVYIKVICCGICHTDIHQIKNDLGMSNYPMVPGHEVVGEVLEVGSDVSKFTVGDVVGVGVVVGCCGSCKPCSSELEQYCNKRIWSYNDVYTDGKPTQGGFADTMIVNQKFVVKIPEGMAVEQAAPLLCAGVTVYSPLSHFGLMASGLKGGILGLGGVGHMGVKIAKAMGHHVTVISSSDKKKEEAIEHLGADDYVVSSDPAEMQRLADSLDYIIDTVPVFHPLDPYLACLKLDGKLILMGVINTPLQFVTPLVILGRKVISGSFIGSIKETEEVLAFCKEKGLTSTIETVKIDELNIAFERLRKNDVRYRFVVDVAGSNLVEEAATTTN
- a CDS encoding Reticulon family protein, giving the protein MGDSVSSSSRVSVHQSLGAGSVADLLLWRNRTGAVILLISSTGFWFLFERAGYNLLSFVSNVLLLLVAIFFLWAKSATVLNRPLPPVPNMEIPEEFANKAADDLRVWINYVLSIASDITIARNPIRLLQVSLVLWAISYVGTLINSLTLVYIGVLLSLSFPIVYEKYQDHIDEKVNSTSKFVRNISRKFPLPINKEKKHQ
- a CDS encoding Pseudouridine synthase family protein (Pseudouridine synthase family protein; FUNCTIONS IN: pseudouridine synthase activity; INVOLVED IN: pseudouridine synthesis, RNA modification; EXPRESSED IN: 19 plant structures; EXPRESSED DURING: 9 growth stages; CONTAINS InterPro DOMAIN/s: Pseudouridine synthase, catalytic domain (InterPro:IPR020103), Pseudouridine synthase, RsuA and RluB/C/D/E/F (InterPro:IPR006145); BEST Arabidopsis thaliana protein match is: Pseudouridine synthase family protein (TAIR:AT1G78910.1); Has 18366 Blast hits to 18356 proteins in 2657 species: Archae - 12; Bacteria - 13665; Metazoa - 270; Fungi - 217; Plants - 245; Viruses - 0; Other Eukaryotes - 3957 (source: NCBI BLink).), giving the protein MAKWRLATATLRRQLQSSSPTISTFKNPTKALSAAAHQSTRSYSTTQTDDSRGKWLTLPPFSPTIDGTAVGKDLLSDGDSVKSSTDNSKTTALRWILRCRPDLPRTLVQKLFRLRQVRREMSMSVDGDELQRSQLKRVAAKESLNVGDRIYLPLSVDNDTPQTPPAKKESFQCSDEERKFVCSLVLYKDPAIIVLNKPHGLAVQGGSGIKTSIDELAASCLKFDKSESPRLVHRLDRDCSGLLVLARTQTAATVLHSIFREKTTGASAYGVKKNVKSLKRKYMALVIGCPPRQRGQISAPLRKVVVDDGKSERITVNDNGELVSTQHAITEYRVIESSPHGYTWLELRPLTGRKHQLRVHCAEVLGTPIVGDYKYGWQAHKAREPFVSSENNPTKQSSSPFGLDLDGGDVSSKQPHLHLHSKQIDLPNISQLLEKMQVSSDSDISDLDSLKFDAPLPSHMQLSFNLLKSRVETCDKN
- a CDS encoding Pseudouridine synthase family protein codes for the protein MAKWRLATATLRRQLQSSSPTISTFKNPTKALSAAAHQSTRSYSTTQTDDSRGKWLTLPPFSPTIDGTAVGKDLLSDGDSVKSSTDNSKTTALRWILRCRPDLPRTLVQKLFRLRQVRREMSMSVDGDELQRSQLKRVAAKESLNVGDRIYLPLSVDNDTPQTPPAKKESFQCSDEERKFVCSLVLYKDPAIIVLNKPHGLAVQGGSGIKTSIDELAASCLKFDKSESPRLVHRLDRDCSGLLVLARTQTAATVLHSIFREKTTGASAYGVKKNVKSLKRKYMALVIGCPPRQRGQISAPLRKVVVDDGKSERITVNDNGELVSTQHAITEYRVIESSPHG